A single Kryptolebias marmoratus isolate JLee-2015 linkage group LG7, ASM164957v2, whole genome shotgun sequence DNA region contains:
- the peli3 gene encoding E3 ubiquitin-protein ligase pellino homolog 3 isoform X1 codes for MTSEEGRGAEKRGDGEAPHHGSEPQLWPVGMVLKGSSEALCPPPSLELRPSCNKSQSSPPLDSSSQPHNGVFPEDKEPVKYGELIILGHNGSLANGDKGRRRSRLALFKRPKANGVKPDVIHNVSTPLVSKHAISSSRLIDQLTSAKDLLETSAGSCICSRGLEHGPFGFHFPDLLWSSEISWTAPSTIYSPLPVYPYCLFGFTNSVWQSPSPPGGDQLTALLLSVQDALSNKSQHSISYTLSRSHSVIVDYTHDINTDMFQIGRSTESMIDFVVTDTAGSINGHGGGAAVEGGGGGGQSAQSTISRYACRIMCERSAPYTARIYAAGFDSSKNIFLGERAAKWRTSDGLMDGLTTNGVLVMHPAGEFVSEAAPGVWREISVCGNIFALRETRSAQQRGKLVENESNTLQDGSLIDLCGATLLWRTSAGLRHIPTLKQLESLRQELNAARPQCPVGFNTLAFPSLAQREIVDKKQPWVYVNCGHVHGYHNWGYRKEKGHSSSGGTAPVGTGERECPMCRRVGPYVPLWLGCEGGLYLDAGPPTHAFCPCGHVCSEKTVVGWSQIPLPHGTHAFHAACPFCGTWLTGEQGHVKLIFQGPVD; via the exons CAGTGAGCCCCAGTTGTGGCCGGTGGGCATGGTTTTAAAGGGTAGCTCAGAGGCACTGTGTCCCCCCCCATCTCTGGAGCTGCGTCCGTCCTGCAACAAGAGCCAGTCCTCACCTCCTTTGGACTCCAGCTCACAGCCACACAACGGAGTATTTCCTGAGGACAAGGAGCCGGTCAAGTACGGCGAACTGATCATTCTGGG GCACAATGGGTCGCTGGCCAATGGAGACAAAGGTCGTAGGAGAAGTCGCCTTGCCCTTTTCAAGAGACCTAAAGCCAATGGGGTCAAACCTGATGTCATCCATAATGTCTCCACACCACTGGTGTCAAAG CATGCCATCAGTTCTAGCCGACTCATAGACCAGCTGACCA GCGCCAAAGACCTTCTAGAAACATCTGCTGGAAGCTGCATCTGCAGTAGAGGCCTTGAACACGGCCCATTTGGATTCCATTTCCCCGATCTGCTCTGGAGTTCGGAGATCTCATGGACAGCGCCCTCTACCATATATTCCCCACTCCCAGTTTACCCGtactgtttgtttgggtttaccAACTCTGTGTGGCAGTCTCCCTCACCACccggtggtgatcagttgacgGCTCTGCTGCTCTCCGTCCAAGAC GCGCTCAGCAACAAAAGCCAGCACAGCATCTCCTACACACTGTCACGGAGCCACTCTGTCATCGTGGACTACACACATGACATCAACACAGACATGTTTCAG ATTGGCAGGTCCACAGAGAGCATGATCGACTTCGTGGTTACGGATACGGCGGGCAGCATCAACGGTCACGGCGGGGGTGCGGCAGTGGAGGGCGGAGGGGGCGGAGGTCAGTCGGCCCAGAGCACCATCTCCCGCTACGCCTGCCGCATCATGTGTGAACGCAGCGCTCCCTACACGGCTCGCATCTACGCCGCCGGCTTCGACTCCTCCAAAAACATCTTCCTAGGG GAACGAGCTGCCAAATGGAGAACATCAGACGGTTTGATGGACGGCCTCACCACCAATGGGGTGCTGGTGATGCACCCAGCAGGagagtttgtttctgaagcagCTCCCGGCGTCTGGAGGGAGATCTCAGTCTGTGGCAACATCTTCGCCCTGAGGGAGACCCGCTCCGCCCAGCAGAGGGGTAAACTG GTGGAAAACGAGTCAAACACCCTCCAGGACGGTTCTCTGATCGACCTGTGCGGGGCCACCCTGCTCTGGAGGACGTCGGCTGGACTGCGTCATATTCCCACCCTCAAGCAGCTGGAGTCCCTGCGGCAGGAGCTGAACGCTGCCAGGCCTCAGTGCCCCGTGGGCTTCAACACCCTGGCCTTCCCCAGCCTGGCGCAGCGGGAGATCGTCGACAAGAAGCAGCCCTGGGTCTACGTTAACTGCGGCCACGTGCACGGCTACCACAACTGGGGCTACCGCAAGGAAAAGGGACACAGCAGCTCGGGGGGCACGGCCCCAGTCGGCACCGGCGAGCGGGAGTGTCCCATGTGCAGGAGGGTGGGCCCCTACGTGCCTTTGTGGTTAGGCTGCGAGGGCGGATTGTACTTGGATGCGGGGCCCCCCACTCATGCTTTCTGCCCCTGCGGGCACGTGTGCTCAGAAAAGACAGTGGTGGGGTGGAGCCAGATCCCATTACCCCACGGTACGCATGCCTTCCATGCTGCCTGCCCCTTCTGTGGGACCTGGCTGACAGGGGAGCAGGGCCACGTCAAACTCATCTTCCAGGGCCCCGTCGACTGA
- the peli3 gene encoding E3 ubiquitin-protein ligase pellino homolog 1 isoform X3 — MTSEEGRGAEKRGDGEAPHHGSEPQLWPVGMVLKGSSEALCPPPSLELRPSCNKSQSSPPLDSSSQPHNGVFPEDKEPVKYGELIILGHNGSLANGDKGRRRSRLALFKRPKANGVKPDVIHNVSTPLVSKALSNKSQHSISYTLSRSHSVIVDYTHDINTDMFQIGRSTESMIDFVVTDTAGSINGHGGGAAVEGGGGGGQSAQSTISRYACRIMCERSAPYTARIYAAGFDSSKNIFLGERAAKWRTSDGLMDGLTTNGVLVMHPAGEFVSEAAPGVWREISVCGNIFALRETRSAQQRGKLVENESNTLQDGSLIDLCGATLLWRTSAGLRHIPTLKQLESLRQELNAARPQCPVGFNTLAFPSLAQREIVDKKQPWVYVNCGHVHGYHNWGYRKEKGHSSSGGTAPVGTGERECPMCRRVGPYVPLWLGCEGGLYLDAGPPTHAFCPCGHVCSEKTVVGWSQIPLPHGTHAFHAACPFCGTWLTGEQGHVKLIFQGPVD; from the exons CAGTGAGCCCCAGTTGTGGCCGGTGGGCATGGTTTTAAAGGGTAGCTCAGAGGCACTGTGTCCCCCCCCATCTCTGGAGCTGCGTCCGTCCTGCAACAAGAGCCAGTCCTCACCTCCTTTGGACTCCAGCTCACAGCCACACAACGGAGTATTTCCTGAGGACAAGGAGCCGGTCAAGTACGGCGAACTGATCATTCTGGG GCACAATGGGTCGCTGGCCAATGGAGACAAAGGTCGTAGGAGAAGTCGCCTTGCCCTTTTCAAGAGACCTAAAGCCAATGGGGTCAAACCTGATGTCATCCATAATGTCTCCACACCACTGGTGTCAAAG GCGCTCAGCAACAAAAGCCAGCACAGCATCTCCTACACACTGTCACGGAGCCACTCTGTCATCGTGGACTACACACATGACATCAACACAGACATGTTTCAG ATTGGCAGGTCCACAGAGAGCATGATCGACTTCGTGGTTACGGATACGGCGGGCAGCATCAACGGTCACGGCGGGGGTGCGGCAGTGGAGGGCGGAGGGGGCGGAGGTCAGTCGGCCCAGAGCACCATCTCCCGCTACGCCTGCCGCATCATGTGTGAACGCAGCGCTCCCTACACGGCTCGCATCTACGCCGCCGGCTTCGACTCCTCCAAAAACATCTTCCTAGGG GAACGAGCTGCCAAATGGAGAACATCAGACGGTTTGATGGACGGCCTCACCACCAATGGGGTGCTGGTGATGCACCCAGCAGGagagtttgtttctgaagcagCTCCCGGCGTCTGGAGGGAGATCTCAGTCTGTGGCAACATCTTCGCCCTGAGGGAGACCCGCTCCGCCCAGCAGAGGGGTAAACTG GTGGAAAACGAGTCAAACACCCTCCAGGACGGTTCTCTGATCGACCTGTGCGGGGCCACCCTGCTCTGGAGGACGTCGGCTGGACTGCGTCATATTCCCACCCTCAAGCAGCTGGAGTCCCTGCGGCAGGAGCTGAACGCTGCCAGGCCTCAGTGCCCCGTGGGCTTCAACACCCTGGCCTTCCCCAGCCTGGCGCAGCGGGAGATCGTCGACAAGAAGCAGCCCTGGGTCTACGTTAACTGCGGCCACGTGCACGGCTACCACAACTGGGGCTACCGCAAGGAAAAGGGACACAGCAGCTCGGGGGGCACGGCCCCAGTCGGCACCGGCGAGCGGGAGTGTCCCATGTGCAGGAGGGTGGGCCCCTACGTGCCTTTGTGGTTAGGCTGCGAGGGCGGATTGTACTTGGATGCGGGGCCCCCCACTCATGCTTTCTGCCCCTGCGGGCACGTGTGCTCAGAAAAGACAGTGGTGGGGTGGAGCCAGATCCCATTACCCCACGGTACGCATGCCTTCCATGCTGCCTGCCCCTTCTGTGGGACCTGGCTGACAGGGGAGCAGGGCCACGTCAAACTCATCTTCCAGGGCCCCGTCGACTGA
- the peli3 gene encoding E3 ubiquitin-protein ligase pellino homolog 3 isoform X2: protein MVLKGSSEALCPPPSLELRPSCNKSQSSPPLDSSSQPHNGVFPEDKEPVKYGELIILGHNGSLANGDKGRRRSRLALFKRPKANGVKPDVIHNVSTPLVSKHAISSSRLIDQLTSAKDLLETSAGSCICSRGLEHGPFGFHFPDLLWSSEISWTAPSTIYSPLPVYPYCLFGFTNSVWQSPSPPGGDQLTALLLSVQDALSNKSQHSISYTLSRSHSVIVDYTHDINTDMFQIGRSTESMIDFVVTDTAGSINGHGGGAAVEGGGGGGQSAQSTISRYACRIMCERSAPYTARIYAAGFDSSKNIFLGERAAKWRTSDGLMDGLTTNGVLVMHPAGEFVSEAAPGVWREISVCGNIFALRETRSAQQRGKLVENESNTLQDGSLIDLCGATLLWRTSAGLRHIPTLKQLESLRQELNAARPQCPVGFNTLAFPSLAQREIVDKKQPWVYVNCGHVHGYHNWGYRKEKGHSSSGGTAPVGTGERECPMCRRVGPYVPLWLGCEGGLYLDAGPPTHAFCPCGHVCSEKTVVGWSQIPLPHGTHAFHAACPFCGTWLTGEQGHVKLIFQGPVD, encoded by the exons ATGGTTTTAAAGGGTAGCTCAGAGGCACTGTGTCCCCCCCCATCTCTGGAGCTGCGTCCGTCCTGCAACAAGAGCCAGTCCTCACCTCCTTTGGACTCCAGCTCACAGCCACACAACGGAGTATTTCCTGAGGACAAGGAGCCGGTCAAGTACGGCGAACTGATCATTCTGGG GCACAATGGGTCGCTGGCCAATGGAGACAAAGGTCGTAGGAGAAGTCGCCTTGCCCTTTTCAAGAGACCTAAAGCCAATGGGGTCAAACCTGATGTCATCCATAATGTCTCCACACCACTGGTGTCAAAG CATGCCATCAGTTCTAGCCGACTCATAGACCAGCTGACCA GCGCCAAAGACCTTCTAGAAACATCTGCTGGAAGCTGCATCTGCAGTAGAGGCCTTGAACACGGCCCATTTGGATTCCATTTCCCCGATCTGCTCTGGAGTTCGGAGATCTCATGGACAGCGCCCTCTACCATATATTCCCCACTCCCAGTTTACCCGtactgtttgtttgggtttaccAACTCTGTGTGGCAGTCTCCCTCACCACccggtggtgatcagttgacgGCTCTGCTGCTCTCCGTCCAAGAC GCGCTCAGCAACAAAAGCCAGCACAGCATCTCCTACACACTGTCACGGAGCCACTCTGTCATCGTGGACTACACACATGACATCAACACAGACATGTTTCAG ATTGGCAGGTCCACAGAGAGCATGATCGACTTCGTGGTTACGGATACGGCGGGCAGCATCAACGGTCACGGCGGGGGTGCGGCAGTGGAGGGCGGAGGGGGCGGAGGTCAGTCGGCCCAGAGCACCATCTCCCGCTACGCCTGCCGCATCATGTGTGAACGCAGCGCTCCCTACACGGCTCGCATCTACGCCGCCGGCTTCGACTCCTCCAAAAACATCTTCCTAGGG GAACGAGCTGCCAAATGGAGAACATCAGACGGTTTGATGGACGGCCTCACCACCAATGGGGTGCTGGTGATGCACCCAGCAGGagagtttgtttctgaagcagCTCCCGGCGTCTGGAGGGAGATCTCAGTCTGTGGCAACATCTTCGCCCTGAGGGAGACCCGCTCCGCCCAGCAGAGGGGTAAACTG GTGGAAAACGAGTCAAACACCCTCCAGGACGGTTCTCTGATCGACCTGTGCGGGGCCACCCTGCTCTGGAGGACGTCGGCTGGACTGCGTCATATTCCCACCCTCAAGCAGCTGGAGTCCCTGCGGCAGGAGCTGAACGCTGCCAGGCCTCAGTGCCCCGTGGGCTTCAACACCCTGGCCTTCCCCAGCCTGGCGCAGCGGGAGATCGTCGACAAGAAGCAGCCCTGGGTCTACGTTAACTGCGGCCACGTGCACGGCTACCACAACTGGGGCTACCGCAAGGAAAAGGGACACAGCAGCTCGGGGGGCACGGCCCCAGTCGGCACCGGCGAGCGGGAGTGTCCCATGTGCAGGAGGGTGGGCCCCTACGTGCCTTTGTGGTTAGGCTGCGAGGGCGGATTGTACTTGGATGCGGGGCCCCCCACTCATGCTTTCTGCCCCTGCGGGCACGTGTGCTCAGAAAAGACAGTGGTGGGGTGGAGCCAGATCCCATTACCCCACGGTACGCATGCCTTCCATGCTGCCTGCCCCTTCTGTGGGACCTGGCTGACAGGGGAGCAGGGCCACGTCAAACTCATCTTCCAGGGCCCCGTCGACTGA